In Zonotrichia leucophrys gambelii isolate GWCS_2022_RI chromosome 6, RI_Zleu_2.0, whole genome shotgun sequence, one genomic interval encodes:
- the CCNJ gene encoding cyclin-J, translating to MELEAQWWTGQLAADIHQALRYKELKLPSYKGQSPQLHLRRYFADLIAIVSNRFRLCPAARHLAVYLLDLFMDRYDISTQQLHVVALSCLLLASKFEEKEDSVPKLEQLNSLGCMTNMNLVLTKQNLLHMELLLLETFQWNLCLPTAAHFIDYYLSIAVHETDLHDGWPMVCLEKTKLYMAKYADYFLEVSLQDHEFLNYAPSLVATACVASSRIILRLSPAWPTRLHHLTAYSWDFLVPCIERLLIAHDNDVKEANKQKGQQAQSAQHAVFQPPAPSGQQANAQQHQHVPQYLQAHQSSLQFHHPAAQQQSCQQILSSTHTGSYALQSCPAALQSSAQARGHAHAGAAVSLAVPLDVKPCISVSYNRTYQVNGRYSCITPCFER from the exons aTGGAGCTGGAGGCGCAGTGGTGGACAGGACAGCTGGCGGCCGACATCCACCAAGCGCTTCGATACAAG GAGCTAAAGCTGCCCTCTTACAAAGGCCAGTCTCCCCAGTTACACCTGAGAAGATACTTTGCAGACCTGATTGCCATTGTGAGCAACCGCTTcaggctgtgtcctgctgcgCGCCACCTGGCTGTGTACCTGCTGGACCTCTTCATGGACCGCTACGACATctccacacagcagctgcacgTGGTTGCTCTGTCCTGTTTACTTTTGGCAA GTAAatttgaagaaaaggaagacagTGTTCCCAAACTTGAACAGCTGAACAGCTTGGGTTGTATGACTAACATGAATTTGGTACTCACAAAACAGAATTTGCTTCATATGGAGTTGTTGTTGCTGGAAACATTTCAGTGGAATCTGTGCCTTCCAACTGCTGCTCATTTCATCGACTATTATCTTTCTATTGCTGTCCATGAGACTGATCTTCATGATGGCTGGCCAATGGTTTGCTTAGAGAAGACTAAGTTATACATGGCAAAATATGCTGATTACTTTCTGGAAGTATCATTGCAAG atcatgaatttttaaattatgccCCTTCTTTAGTTGCTACTGCATGTGTAGCTTCTTCAAGGATTATCCTGCGTCTGTCACCCGCGTGGCCCACGCGGCTGCATCACCTCACTGCCTACTCCTGGGACTTCCTGGTGCCGTGTATTGAGCGACTCCTAAT tGCGCATGATAACGACGTGAAGGAAGCAAACAAGCAGAAAGGACAACAGGCTCAGTCTGCCCAGCACGCCGTGTTTCAGCCCCCAGCTCCCAGTGGCCAgcaggccaatgctcagcagcaccagcacgtCCCACAGTACCTGCAGGCTCACCAGTCCTCCTTGCAGTTCCaccacccagcagcacagcagcagagctgccagcagatACTGTCATCCACTCACACAGGCTCCTACgcgctgcagagctgccctgctgccctgcagagcagcgcTCAGGCCCGAGGCCACGCGCACGCGGGCGCTGCcgtgtccctggctgtgccgCTGGACGTGAAGCCGTGCATAAGTGTCTCCTACAACCGCACGTACCAAGTGAACGGACGATATTCCTGCATTACTCCCTGCTTTGAGAGGTGA